One window from the genome of Kaistella carnis encodes:
- a CDS encoding SDR family oxidoreductase gives MDFKNKIVLITGGCSGIGKIMGRKSLERGCSKLIIWDINEEGLTQTKSEFSKLGGEIFTYKVDVSNLDDIKINAQRVRTEVGSVDILVNNAGIVVGKYFHEHTHEQIEKSMLINSNAPMHLTLEFLPGMISKNSGAICNIASSAGLISNPKMSVYAASKWATIGWGDSVRLEMGQLKKNVSVTTIMPFFINTGMFDGVKSKVLPILEPEKTSERIIKAIENETKMLAMPLPYWFIRFSQGILPIPAFDWVMENVFGIYDTMKEFTGRK, from the coding sequence ATGGATTTTAAAAATAAAATAGTTCTTATCACAGGCGGCTGTTCCGGAATTGGAAAAATTATGGGCCGTAAATCTCTGGAAAGAGGTTGCTCTAAATTGATCATTTGGGATATTAACGAAGAAGGTTTGACTCAAACTAAATCAGAATTTTCCAAATTGGGTGGTGAAATTTTCACTTATAAAGTGGATGTTTCCAATCTTGATGACATTAAAATCAATGCACAACGTGTCAGAACAGAAGTTGGTTCTGTGGATATTCTAGTTAATAATGCCGGAATTGTGGTCGGGAAATATTTCCATGAACATACGCACGAGCAGATCGAAAAAAGCATGCTGATCAATTCGAATGCACCAATGCATCTTACACTGGAGTTTTTACCCGGAATGATTTCAAAGAATTCTGGAGCGATTTGCAATATTGCTTCCTCGGCTGGACTGATTTCAAATCCGAAGATGTCTGTTTATGCAGCGTCAAAGTGGGCGACAATTGGTTGGGGAGATAGTGTTCGCCTCGAGATGGGACAGTTAAAGAAAAATGTTTCGGTAACGACCATCATGCCTTTCTTTATTAATACAGGTATGTTCGATGGTGTGAAGTCGAAAGTGCTTCCGATTTTAGAACCTGAAAAGACGTCTGAACGAATTATTAAAGCAATCGAGAACGAAACAAAAATGCTGGCAATGCCGCTTCCATATTGGTTTATTCGCTTTTCGCAAGGGATTTTACCCATTCCTGCTTTTGATTGGGTGATGGAAAATGTTTTTGGAATTTACGACACGATGAAGGAATTTACGGGAAGAAAATAA
- a CDS encoding aldehyde dehydrogenase, giving the protein MNFQDIFIEQKEFFNSQKTKSLNFRKMYLEKLKEVIQKNEDLLYEAIYKDFGKSKFDTYTTEISFVIKDIDYFLKNLKSLAKPKKVRTNLANQLGSSRIYPEPLGCALVIGAWNYPYQLSLSPVVAALAAGNTCILKPSEIAENTMKAMSKIINENFPREYLFVAEGGVEETTEILKLKFDKIFFTGSPKVGQIVYEAAAKNLTPVTLELGGKSPAIVTSSADFEVAAKRIVWGKFLNAGQTCVAPDYILVDEKVKDSFMDSLKSFIQKFDYQPDSEQYTKIINQRNFERLRKLIDPEKIFVGGKTDASNRYIEPTILHNVSWDDAVMKEEIFGPILPILTFTNFNEALMQISNYEKPLSAYLFTDNSEEKESFIAKIFFGGGCINDVVMHLSNDYLPFGGVGNSGIGNYHGKYGFEAFSHQKAVLDRLTWGEPDIKYPPYTDKKLNIIKKFL; this is encoded by the coding sequence ATGAATTTTCAAGATATTTTCATTGAGCAAAAAGAATTTTTTAACAGTCAAAAAACAAAAAGTCTGAACTTTAGAAAAATGTATCTGGAGAAACTAAAAGAGGTAATTCAAAAAAATGAAGACTTACTCTACGAAGCAATCTATAAGGACTTTGGCAAATCTAAATTCGACACTTACACCACGGAGATTTCTTTTGTTATTAAAGACATTGATTACTTTTTGAAGAATCTCAAATCCTTAGCAAAACCCAAAAAGGTACGTACAAATTTAGCCAATCAGTTGGGTTCCAGCAGAATTTACCCGGAACCTCTGGGTTGTGCTTTGGTTATTGGAGCTTGGAATTATCCTTATCAATTGTCGCTTTCACCAGTTGTAGCTGCTTTGGCTGCAGGAAACACCTGTATTTTAAAACCCAGCGAGATTGCAGAAAATACCATGAAAGCAATGTCGAAAATCATCAATGAAAATTTCCCTAGAGAATATTTATTTGTCGCAGAAGGCGGTGTAGAAGAAACAACGGAGATTTTAAAACTAAAGTTTGACAAAATATTCTTTACGGGAAGTCCGAAAGTTGGTCAAATCGTTTATGAAGCTGCCGCAAAAAATTTAACACCAGTTACTTTGGAATTGGGTGGAAAAAGCCCGGCTATTGTAACCTCAAGTGCTGATTTTGAAGTTGCGGCAAAAAGAATAGTTTGGGGAAAATTTTTGAATGCGGGACAAACGTGTGTTGCGCCCGACTACATTTTAGTTGATGAGAAAGTGAAAGACAGTTTCATGGATTCTTTAAAATCATTTATTCAAAAATTTGACTATCAACCTGATTCAGAACAATACACCAAAATAATTAATCAGAGGAATTTCGAAAGGCTCCGTAAATTAATTGATCCGGAAAAAATATTTGTAGGCGGGAAAACAGATGCGTCTAACAGATATATTGAACCCACTATTTTACACAATGTATCTTGGGATGATGCAGTAATGAAGGAAGAAATTTTCGGACCTATTTTGCCGATTCTAACTTTTACAAATTTTAATGAAGCTTTGATGCAGATCTCGAATTATGAAAAGCCGCTTTCTGCTTATCTTTTCACAGATAACTCCGAAGAGAAAGAAAGTTTTATCGCTAAGATTTTTTTTGGGGGCGGCTGTATTAATGATGTAGTGATGCATTTAAGCAATGATTACTTGCCGTTTGGAGGCGTAGGAAATTCCGGTATCGGCAATTATCATGGGAAGTATGGCTTTGAAGCTTTTTCTCACCAGAAAGCAGTTTTGGATCGTTTGACCTGGGGTGAACCCGATATTAAATATCCTCCTTATACTGACAAAAAACTTAATATCATTAAGAAATTTTTATAA
- the purB gene encoding adenylosuccinate lyase: MNSYKNPLEERYSSEEMLYNFSPNNKFRNWRKLWIALAEIEKDLGLDISDEQIAQLKENAEDIDYVKAAEYEKKFRHDVMAHVHTYGDAAPLAKGIIHLGATSAFVGDNTDLIQMRDGLLLIRKQLVNVMKNLADFALQYKDLPTLGFTHYQPAQLTTVGKRATLWLQSLVLDFEELEFFIETLRFRGVKGTTGTAASFLELFDGDYSKVKHLDKELSKRFGFDKVFGVSGQTYDRKIDAKVVALLSNIAQSAHKFTNDLRLLQNLKEIEEPFEKNQIGSSAMAYKRNPMRSERIGALAKFVMSLSTSSAMVASTQWFERTLDDSANKRLTIPQAFLSVDAILMIWNNIMNGIVVYENRIQKHIMDELPFMATEYIIMEEVKAGGDRQEIHETIRVHSMEASKKVKEEGKENDLIARIMNDTSLKMDKSKIREVLDPKNFIGFAPIQTQEFIENEVNPILQKYADLIGLKADLKV; this comes from the coding sequence ATGAATTCCTACAAAAACCCTCTTGAAGAACGCTATTCAAGTGAGGAAATGCTCTATAATTTCTCTCCCAACAACAAGTTTAGAAACTGGCGAAAATTATGGATCGCTCTGGCCGAAATCGAAAAAGATTTAGGTTTAGATATTTCCGACGAACAAATTGCACAACTCAAAGAAAACGCTGAAGACATTGATTATGTAAAGGCTGCTGAATACGAAAAGAAATTCCGTCACGACGTGATGGCACATGTTCACACGTATGGCGACGCTGCTCCTTTAGCAAAAGGAATAATTCACCTTGGAGCCACTTCGGCTTTTGTTGGCGATAATACCGACTTAATTCAAATGCGCGACGGTCTTCTATTGATCAGAAAACAATTGGTCAATGTGATGAAAAATCTGGCTGATTTCGCTCTTCAATACAAAGATTTACCGACTTTAGGTTTTACCCATTATCAACCGGCACAGTTAACAACCGTCGGAAAACGGGCCACTTTATGGTTACAATCTCTAGTTTTAGATTTTGAAGAATTAGAATTTTTCATTGAAACTTTAAGATTTAGAGGTGTAAAAGGAACGACTGGAACAGCCGCAAGTTTTTTAGAATTGTTTGATGGTGATTATTCCAAAGTAAAACATTTGGATAAAGAACTTTCAAAGCGTTTTGGTTTTGATAAAGTGTTCGGAGTTTCGGGACAAACTTACGATCGAAAAATCGATGCAAAAGTGGTCGCATTGCTTTCTAACATTGCGCAATCTGCTCATAAATTTACAAATGATTTACGGTTGCTTCAGAATTTAAAAGAAATTGAAGAACCTTTCGAAAAGAATCAAATTGGTTCTTCTGCGATGGCTTATAAACGAAATCCAATGCGTTCGGAAAGAATAGGCGCTTTGGCAAAATTTGTGATGTCATTGTCTACAAGTTCCGCAATGGTCGCATCTACACAATGGTTTGAAAGAACTTTGGATGATTCTGCCAATAAGAGATTAACCATTCCCCAAGCGTTTCTTTCAGTTGATGCTATTCTGATGATTTGGAATAATATCATGAACGGAATCGTGGTTTATGAAAACAGAATTCAGAAACATATTATGGATGAACTTCCATTTATGGCGACCGAATATATTATTATGGAAGAAGTGAAAGCCGGCGGTGACCGTCAGGAAATTCACGAAACCATCCGCGTTCATTCGATGGAAGCGAGTAAAAAAGTTAAAGAGGAAGGAAAAGAAAATGATTTAATTGCCAGAATCATGAACGACACTTCCTTAAAAATGGATAAATCGAAAATTAGAGAAGTGCTCGACCCGAAAAACTTCATCGGATTCGCGCCGATTCAGACGCAGGAGTTTATTGAAAATGAGGTAAATCCAATTCTGCAAAAGTATGCCGACCTAATCGGGTTAAAAGCCGACCTTAAAGTATAA
- a CDS encoding phosphoribosylformylglycinamidine synthase, whose protein sequence is MKKRIFVEKKGIFDVESPQVFNEIKNIVPTIKDVKVYNVYDVFGVNDNEFSRVINSTFVDPVTDILHEENPAKSTHFATEYLPGQYDQRADSAQQCIALLTANENGKVRSGKLVELFGVSESDVETIKNHLINKVESQVKDLSKLEIPSEETPDPVIVHEGFTDFSSEELKAFYDHHGFALDIDDLEFIQNYFKTENRNPTETELKVLDTYWSDHCRHTTFETELTDIQFNDSFKSTLKTIFNDYLEKRKFLGREAKPVSLMDLATVCARYFHKTGRLENLVVSDEINACTIEIEAEFDGKKEPWYLLFKNETHNHPTEIEPFGGASTCLGGAIRDPLSGRAFVYQAMRLSGAANVLEPISETLPGKLPQRTISKQAANGYSSYGNQIGLATTSVNEIYHDGYKAKRMEVGFVVGAVKKDWVKREQPQNGDLVILLGGATGRDGVGGASGSSKVQDETSIHTLSTEVQKGNAVEERKIQRLFRNPEVTTLIKKSNDFGAGGVSVAIGEIADSLEINLDILPLKYEGLNGTELAISESQERMAVVIEPKDKEKFIRFCEKENIKAVEVAKVTDSDRMQMFWQGNKIVDLSRAFLDTNGCAKTQHAEVSHLQLVENELVKFDEENFFKILSSKNVASQKGLAEMFDASVGGTSVAMPFGGKHQLTEMEGSVQTLPILNAKNIETVSMASWGFDADISSQNSLVGAANAVVESVAKIVAMGGDYKNIRLSFQEYFEKLGNQPEKWGKPLTSLLGAYDAQMNFELAAIGGKDSMSGSFQDIHVPPTLISFACANGEKKNIISPEFKKVGNKLYLFNHISQENGMPNYEDLKHIFDFIFENIKSKKIVSVKTIKEGGVSVALAKMSFGNHLGAEIKVDEDLLLTKNIGSLIIESSEDLENDLLQVIGEVSNSNSLKISGFEFKIEKLLEVWKGTFEELFPTKEKAKMVVEIDSKLNSIQPRTIHILKHQLAKPKVFAPIFPGTNCEYETQNAFRKEGAEVSGLPLINLNHQLLNESLDAMISEINQSQILVLSGGFSAGDEPDGSAKFIVNVLKNEKMKNAVHQLLERDGMILGICNGFQALVKSGLLPYGEIRDLDADSPTLAHNAIGRHISQMVDVKVVNDDSPWLKGMKDQVFTIPISHGEGRFMASEKVIQELYENGQIATQYIDHDGKIVHGMPFNPNNSLFGIEGLTSKSGKIFGRMGHPERYAEGLMKNIPTANYHNIFKNGVEYFK, encoded by the coding sequence ATGAAAAAAAGAATCTTCGTAGAAAAAAAAGGAATTTTCGATGTTGAAAGTCCGCAGGTTTTTAATGAAATAAAAAATATTGTTCCGACTATTAAAGATGTTAAAGTCTATAATGTGTATGATGTTTTCGGTGTTAATGACAATGAGTTCTCAAGGGTTATCAACAGTACTTTTGTAGATCCGGTGACCGATATTTTGCATGAAGAAAATCCGGCAAAAAGCACTCATTTCGCGACTGAATATCTGCCTGGACAATATGATCAACGTGCAGATTCAGCACAGCAATGTATTGCCTTATTAACTGCAAATGAGAACGGTAAAGTAAGAAGTGGAAAACTCGTCGAATTATTCGGAGTTTCTGAATCTGACGTAGAAACCATTAAGAATCATTTGATTAATAAGGTTGAATCTCAAGTTAAGGATTTATCAAAATTAGAAATTCCGTCAGAAGAAACTCCTGATCCGGTTATTGTTCATGAAGGCTTCACTGATTTTTCTTCAGAAGAATTGAAAGCCTTTTATGACCATCACGGTTTTGCTTTAGATATAGATGATTTAGAATTTATTCAGAATTATTTTAAAACAGAAAATAGAAATCCAACAGAAACAGAACTTAAAGTTCTAGATACGTATTGGAGCGACCATTGCCGACATACGACTTTTGAAACTGAACTGACTGATATTCAGTTTAATGATTCTTTTAAATCGACTTTAAAAACGATTTTTAATGATTATTTAGAAAAGAGAAAATTCTTGGGCCGTGAAGCGAAACCAGTTTCTTTGATGGATTTGGCTACGGTTTGCGCAAGATATTTTCATAAGACAGGTAGATTGGAAAACCTGGTTGTTTCCGATGAAATAAATGCCTGTACGATTGAAATAGAAGCAGAATTCGACGGTAAGAAAGAACCATGGTATCTGTTATTTAAAAATGAAACCCATAATCACCCAACTGAAATTGAACCTTTTGGTGGTGCCTCAACTTGTTTAGGTGGTGCAATTCGTGATCCTTTATCCGGACGTGCTTTCGTTTATCAAGCGATGCGTTTGTCCGGAGCAGCCAATGTTTTAGAACCAATTTCTGAAACTTTACCAGGTAAACTTCCACAACGTACCATTTCGAAGCAAGCCGCAAACGGTTATTCTTCCTATGGAAATCAAATTGGTTTAGCCACGACTTCAGTCAATGAAATTTACCACGATGGCTACAAAGCAAAACGAATGGAAGTTGGTTTTGTCGTTGGTGCAGTTAAAAAAGATTGGGTGAAAAGAGAGCAGCCTCAAAATGGTGATCTCGTTATTTTATTAGGTGGCGCAACCGGAAGAGATGGCGTTGGAGGCGCAAGTGGCAGTTCTAAAGTGCAGGATGAAACCTCGATTCATACCTTGTCAACTGAAGTTCAGAAAGGAAATGCAGTGGAAGAACGTAAAATTCAAAGACTCTTTAGAAATCCTGAAGTCACGACTTTAATTAAAAAATCAAATGATTTTGGTGCGGGCGGAGTTTCTGTGGCAATTGGTGAAATTGCTGATTCACTGGAAATTAACCTCGATATTCTTCCTTTAAAATATGAAGGTTTAAATGGAACTGAACTTGCGATTTCTGAATCACAGGAAAGAATGGCAGTTGTTATTGAACCGAAAGACAAAGAAAAATTCATCAGATTCTGTGAAAAAGAAAATATAAAAGCCGTAGAAGTTGCGAAGGTGACCGATTCTGATAGAATGCAAATGTTTTGGCAGGGAAATAAAATTGTCGATTTAAGCCGCGCGTTTTTAGATACCAATGGTTGTGCAAAAACTCAGCATGCAGAAGTTTCGCACTTGCAACTAGTTGAAAATGAGTTGGTAAAATTCGATGAAGAAAATTTTTTCAAAATCCTTTCCAGTAAAAATGTCGCTTCCCAAAAAGGATTGGCTGAAATGTTCGATGCTTCTGTAGGCGGAACTTCTGTGGCGATGCCATTTGGCGGAAAACATCAGTTAACCGAAATGGAAGGAAGTGTACAAACGCTGCCGATTTTAAATGCTAAAAACATCGAAACAGTGTCTATGGCCTCTTGGGGATTTGATGCTGATATATCATCGCAAAACTCTTTGGTTGGCGCTGCGAATGCCGTCGTTGAAAGTGTTGCGAAGATTGTTGCGATGGGTGGAGATTATAAAAACATCCGTTTGAGTTTCCAGGAGTATTTTGAGAAATTAGGAAATCAGCCTGAGAAGTGGGGGAAACCATTGACTTCTTTGCTTGGTGCGTATGATGCGCAAATGAATTTTGAATTGGCCGCGATTGGTGGTAAGGATTCAATGAGTGGAAGTTTCCAGGATATTCACGTTCCACCGACCTTGATTTCTTTTGCTTGTGCGAACGGAGAAAAGAAAAATATCATTTCACCGGAGTTCAAAAAAGTCGGAAATAAACTATACTTATTCAACCATATTTCGCAAGAAAATGGAATGCCGAATTATGAAGATTTGAAACACATATTTGATTTTATATTTGAAAATATTAAGTCTAAAAAGATTGTTTCGGTGAAGACGATTAAAGAGGGTGGAGTTTCAGTTGCCTTAGCAAAAATGAGTTTTGGTAATCATCTTGGAGCAGAAATTAAAGTAGACGAAGATTTACTTTTAACAAAGAATATTGGAAGTTTAATCATAGAAAGTTCAGAGGATTTAGAAAATGATTTACTTCAAGTTATTGGTGAAGTGTCAAATTCTAATAGTTTGAAAATCAGTGGTTTTGAATTCAAAATCGAAAAATTACTTGAAGTATGGAAAGGCACTTTTGAAGAACTGTTTCCAACCAAAGAAAAAGCGAAAATGGTTGTTGAAATTGATTCAAAATTGAATTCGATTCAGCCAAGAACCATTCATATCTTGAAACATCAATTAGCAAAACCGAAAGTTTTTGCACCGATTTTCCCGGGAACAAATTGTGAATATGAAACTCAAAATGCGTTTAGAAAAGAAGGCGCTGAAGTTTCAGGGTTACCCTTAATTAATCTCAATCACCAACTTTTAAATGAAAGTTTGGATGCCATGATTTCGGAAATTAATCAGTCCCAAATTTTAGTTTTATCGGGTGGATTTTCTGCCGGAGATGAGCCCGACGGTTCAGCAAAATTCATCGTCAATGTTTTGAAAAATGAGAAGATGAAAAATGCAGTTCATCAATTATTGGAACGTGACGGAATGATTCTCGGAATATGTAACGGTTTCCAGGCGTTGGTAAAATCTGGATTGTTGCCTTATGGTGAGATTCGGGATTTGGATGCGGATTCGCCGACTTTAGCACATAACGCAATCGGACGTCATATTTCTCAAATGGTTGATGTGAAAGTAGTCAATGACGATTCTCCTTGGTTAAAAGGAATGAAAGATCAGGTCTTCACTATTCCGATTTCACACGGTGAAGGACGGTTTATGGCTTCCGAGAAGGTGATTCAGGAATTGTACGAAAATGGTCAGATTGCAACGCAATACATTGATCACGACGGAAAGATTGTACACGGAATGCCGTTCAATCCAAATAACTCACTGTTCGGAATTGAAGGTCTTACTTCAAAATCCGGAAAAATATTTGGTAGAATGGGCCATCCGGAAAGATATGCCGAAGGGTTGATGAAAAATATTCCAACTGCGAATTATCATAATATTTTTAAAAACGGAGTGGAATATTTTAAATAA
- a CDS encoding thioredoxin family protein: MVESDSLAILEAKKKAAAEEKAKLPKPYNDKEDAEAKIAELVKQAQAENKNIILQAGGNWCIWCLRFNNYVQTTPELKEIVDKNYLYYHLNYSPENKNEKVFAKYGNPGEKFGYPVFIVLDKNGKQIHTQDSAILEDGKGYSLEKVKDFFTKFAPKS; encoded by the coding sequence CCAAAAAGAAAGCGGCAGCGGAGGAGAAAGCCAAACTTCCGAAACCATATAACGATAAAGAAGACGCAGAAGCGAAAATAGCTGAATTGGTTAAACAAGCCCAGGCAGAAAATAAAAATATTATTTTGCAAGCCGGCGGAAACTGGTGTATTTGGTGTTTACGTTTTAATAATTATGTACAGACAACACCGGAATTAAAGGAAATCGTAGATAAAAACTATCTGTACTATCATTTAAATTATTCTCCGGAAAATAAAAATGAGAAAGTTTTTGCGAAATACGGAAATCCAGGGGAGAAATTTGGCTACCCCGTTTTTATAGTGTTGGATAAAAATGGAAAACAAATCCACACCCAGGACAGTGCAATCCTTGAGGATGGAAAAGGATACAGCTTAGAAAAAGTAAAAGATTTCTTTACGAAGTTTGCACCAAAATCATAA